In one Saccharibacillus brassicae genomic region, the following are encoded:
- a CDS encoding GyrI-like domain-containing protein, whose product MESFNASARQREHQEESESGAAYETRKAFALTGFAARTTNAAEFGSAGKIPGLWQTYGQSSLAADPGPEVLNPHLLYALYTDYESDASGAYTLVIGHESAAASAGSQTSAVRSEASQAAAESAESGAFRVPETFRALVPQSRYRVFKTRTGPMGEVVAEAWAGIWAHFEQSAERRTYTGDFELYDTRGMDPEAAEVLIYIAVG is encoded by the coding sequence ATGGAATCTTTCAATGCGTCAGCCCGTCAGCGCGAGCACCAGGAAGAATCGGAGAGCGGGGCCGCGTACGAGACGCGCAAAGCGTTTGCCCTGACCGGCTTCGCCGCAAGAACGACCAATGCGGCCGAATTCGGTTCGGCCGGCAAAATTCCGGGCCTGTGGCAGACGTACGGACAAAGTTCGCTCGCCGCGGACCCGGGGCCCGAAGTGCTCAATCCGCATCTGCTCTATGCGCTCTACACCGATTACGAGAGCGACGCTTCGGGCGCCTACACGCTCGTAATCGGCCATGAATCTGCCGCCGCTTCGGCCGGATCGCAGACTTCGGCCGTTCGGTCCGAAGCTTCCCAAGCCGCAGCGGAGAGCGCGGAAAGCGGCGCGTTCCGTGTGCCCGAGACGTTCCGGGCGCTGGTGCCGCAGAGCCGCTATCGGGTGTTCAAGACCCGCACAGGCCCGATGGGCGAAGTCGTCGCCGAAGCGTGGGCCGGCATCTGGGCCCATTTCGAACAGTCGGCCGAGCGGCGGACGTATACCGGCGACTTCGAGCTGTACGACACCCGGGGCATGGACCCCGAAGCGGCGGAAGTGCTGATCTATATCGCGGTCGGCTGA
- a CDS encoding DedA family protein: MENWITDFMNDWGYFGIFLLIALENIFPPIPSEVILTFGGFMTTQTDMNITGVVIASTLGSVAGAVALYAIGAVMKQDRMERLIEKRGKWLRLKKEDVGKAYGWFDRFGKWAVFLCRLVPLVRSLISIPAGSVRMNLGSFLLLTTLGSLLWNTVLTYIGSAVGESWESVVGQLDVFSNVIYVILGVLVVGGAAFFFWKRSRGAKSES; the protein is encoded by the coding sequence ATGGAGAATTGGATTACGGACTTCATGAACGACTGGGGATACTTCGGCATTTTTCTGCTGATTGCCCTGGAAAATATTTTCCCGCCGATTCCGTCCGAGGTCATCTTGACGTTCGGCGGATTCATGACGACGCAGACGGACATGAACATTACCGGAGTCGTGATCGCTTCGACGCTCGGCTCCGTGGCGGGCGCGGTCGCGCTGTACGCGATCGGCGCCGTCATGAAGCAGGACCGCATGGAGCGGCTGATCGAGAAGCGCGGCAAATGGCTCCGGCTCAAAAAAGAAGACGTCGGCAAAGCCTACGGCTGGTTCGACCGTTTCGGCAAATGGGCCGTGTTCCTCTGCCGCCTCGTGCCGCTCGTGCGCAGCCTGATCTCGATCCCCGCCGGCAGCGTGCGCATGAATCTGGGTTCGTTCCTGCTGCTCACAACGCTCGGCTCGCTGCTGTGGAACACGGTACTGACGTATATCGGCAGCGCGGTCGGCGAATCGTGGGAAAGCGTAGTCGGCCAGCTTGACGTCTTCTCGAACGTGATCTACGTCATCCTCGGCGTACTGGTCGTCGGAGGAGCGGCATTCTTTTTCTGGAAAAGAAGCCGGGGGGCGAAAAGCGAGTCTTGA
- a CDS encoding putative quinol monooxygenase: protein MEEITITAILKAKPGTEHELRGEHELRGELIKVVGPTRTEQGCVEYVLNESTEDPLTFVFYERWENAAAVQAHLDSEHYREYRRATEPLIESREVYRLQPITG from the coding sequence ATGGAAGAAATCACGATCACGGCCATACTCAAAGCCAAGCCCGGAACAGAGCACGAGCTCAGAGGCGAGCACGAGCTCAGAGGCGAGTTAATCAAAGTCGTCGGTCCGACGAGGACGGAGCAGGGATGCGTCGAATACGTGTTGAACGAATCGACCGAAGATCCGCTCACCTTCGTCTTCTACGAGCGTTGGGAGAACGCGGCGGCCGTCCAGGCGCATCTGGACAGCGAGCATTACCGGGAGTACCGGCGGGCGACGGAACCGCTGATCGAGAGCCGCGAGGTGTACCGGCTGCAGCCGATTACGGGGTAA
- a CDS encoding helix-turn-helix transcriptional regulator: MKIDRLLAITILLLNRRRISAGELAERFEVSTKTVYRDIETLCRAGIPIVSHQGMSGGFELMERYTIGRQMLSSGEIEALRTAVKGAASVLGDRTFADLTEKVQALLGSGSGQEGAGPGVVFDFNPWGPNGMMRGQVEILRQAAREAVRMDIRYLNMNGLESRRLIEPSMLLMKGSVWYVQAYCLLRSEFRLFRLSRILELRETGEPFLPKPAPTLDGYAWNDDWNPLPRIEVSLRFRPEVRIRVTDEFNPASIEETEDGSVRVHTSFSRDEWFYGMLLSYGDKVTVESPPEVRSELLRRARSLIAAYGADADADGSDRSGSEGAAGKSVADRTSDRVLERVSDRK; the protein is encoded by the coding sequence ATGAAAATCGACCGTTTGCTGGCGATCACCATTCTGCTGCTGAACCGCAGGCGCATCAGCGCGGGGGAGCTGGCGGAGAGATTCGAAGTCTCGACCAAGACCGTCTACCGGGACATCGAGACGCTGTGCCGCGCCGGGATTCCGATCGTGTCGCATCAGGGCATGAGCGGCGGGTTCGAGCTGATGGAACGCTACACGATCGGGCGGCAGATGCTCAGCTCCGGCGAGATCGAAGCGCTGCGCACAGCGGTAAAAGGCGCGGCCAGCGTGCTCGGGGACCGGACGTTCGCCGACCTGACGGAGAAGGTGCAGGCGCTGCTGGGCAGCGGAAGCGGCCAGGAAGGAGCCGGGCCGGGCGTCGTGTTCGACTTCAATCCGTGGGGACCGAACGGAATGATGCGCGGCCAGGTCGAGATTTTGCGGCAGGCTGCCCGGGAAGCGGTGCGGATGGACATTCGCTACCTGAACATGAACGGGCTGGAGAGCCGGCGCCTTATCGAACCGTCCATGCTGCTGATGAAAGGAAGCGTCTGGTACGTACAGGCGTACTGTCTGCTGCGCAGCGAATTCCGGCTGTTTCGGCTGTCGCGCATACTGGAGCTCAGGGAGACGGGCGAGCCGTTTCTGCCTAAGCCGGCGCCGACGCTCGACGGTTACGCATGGAACGACGACTGGAATCCGCTGCCCCGGATCGAAGTGTCGCTGCGTTTTCGCCCGGAAGTCCGGATTCGCGTGACGGACGAATTCAATCCGGCGAGCATCGAAGAAACGGAAGACGGAAGCGTCCGGGTGCATACGTCGTTCTCGCGCGACGAATGGTTCTACGGCATGCTGCTCAGCTACGGCGACAAGGTGACGGTCGAATCGCCGCCCGAAGTGCGAAGCGAGCTGCTGCGGCGGGCACGAAGCCTGATCGCCGCTTACGGCGCGGACGCCGACGCCGACGGGAGCGACAGGTCCGGAAGCGAAGGCGCAGCCGGGAAAAGCGTGGCGGATCGCACGTCGGATCGGGTATTGGAGCGGGTGTCGGACCGAAAATGA
- a CDS encoding catalase family peroxidase codes for MFSETENHQANGLSGGANEASGTSDSLYVTAAEEAVDELEHVSGVHPGYRRAHARGFCCRASFLPSGKAAPYTTAAHLQEREIKAIVRFSGSSTDPALADLLSPAKGMAVQFLLPEGGHTNMVGVTVPVFFARTPESFMEMLTTLNRTKAGKMPKAEALRRFARHFGESRQSLLALKRLKPPASYATNLYYCIHVYILVDSEGRRRPVKFEWIPDLGVQTLSIHDAAAMPDDYLERELELRMLAHPPSFKLNIVFGEEGDPTNDPTKRWPSDRKRIDAGRLVLLEPIAEPPGLIMDPTAVPDGIALSDDPILNFRRDTYAESLKRRSGGH; via the coding sequence ATGTTCAGCGAAACTGAAAATCATCAAGCAAACGGCTTATCCGGCGGCGCGAACGAGGCTTCCGGCACATCCGATTCCCTATACGTCACGGCGGCGGAAGAAGCCGTCGACGAACTCGAACACGTCTCCGGCGTCCATCCCGGCTACCGGCGTGCCCATGCGCGCGGCTTTTGCTGCCGGGCTTCTTTTCTCCCGAGCGGCAAAGCCGCCCCGTACACGACCGCCGCGCATTTGCAGGAGCGCGAGATCAAGGCGATCGTCCGCTTCTCGGGCAGCTCGACCGATCCGGCGCTGGCCGACCTGTTATCGCCGGCCAAAGGCATGGCGGTCCAGTTTTTGCTACCGGAAGGCGGGCACACCAATATGGTGGGCGTTACCGTTCCGGTCTTTTTTGCCCGGACGCCGGAATCTTTTATGGAAATGCTGACGACGCTCAACCGCACCAAAGCCGGCAAGATGCCCAAAGCGGAAGCGCTGCGCCGCTTCGCCCGCCACTTCGGCGAGAGCCGGCAGAGTCTGCTGGCGCTCAAGCGTCTCAAACCGCCGGCCAGCTACGCCACCAACCTCTATTACTGCATTCACGTCTATATTCTCGTCGATTCGGAAGGACGCCGCCGGCCGGTCAAGTTCGAATGGATTCCCGACCTCGGCGTGCAGACGCTGTCGATCCACGACGCGGCCGCCATGCCCGACGACTATCTGGAACGCGAACTGGAGCTGCGGATGCTCGCGCATCCGCCGTCGTTCAAGCTGAATATCGTCTTCGGCGAAGAAGGCGACCCGACGAACGATCCGACCAAGCGCTGGCCGAGCGACCGCAAACGGATCGACGCCGGCCGCCTCGTGCTGCTGGAACCGATCGCCGAGCCGCCGGGACTGATCATGGACCCGACCGCCGTCCCGGACGGAATCGCCCTGTCCGACGACCCGATCCTGAACTTCCGCCGCGATACGTACGCGGAATCTTTGAAACGCCGCAGCGGCGGGCATTGA